The Deltaproteobacteria bacterium genomic interval GGCATAGGATGTGTTTCAGCAAAGATTTTTGAACCCTCAAATTCAAATATTATCTTGAAAAGAATCTGAGCAACGATAAAAGCGATCGCTGCTTGTGCTTCCATTGAAAATTTGCTTATAAAGCTCATCTTTTACCCTCCTAATCTTTTCCTACTTCCGCCCGATGTCGAGGTCTATCGGGCTCATGGACGTATCCAGTGTGCGTCTACGCACCGACTTGAACCCGATGCGAAGCATGGAATTGGCAATAAAGCCCTGATCGAAGTACATATCCTGATCCATCAGCGCCATAGACATCATGCTGAGCACGTGGATGTCAGGCCTCGTCTATTTATATAGAACCGATATCCACAATCTTAAGATATAGGGATATTCTATGATCCACTCATCGATATAGCCTGGAAGGCTGTACATTTCATAATTTTTGACAGCAGGGACTTCCCTTAATGACGGATTCTTCTTTAAGGCCTTTTGTAAGGCCTTTTCTACAGCAAAAGATTCACCTGTTAGGATGATCACATCAGGATTTGCCTTGGCTATGTCTTCAATATTTCGCAATAAAAAAGATCCCCTTTTAACTTTTACCCCTTCAGGTTTAATAAGGTTCCCCACATTGATGCACCCCATAGGTTTAAGGAAAAACCGGTCTGCATAACCACCTGGAGCCACTACTTGAATAAAGGTATGAGCGCCTTTTGCCACGACGATACCATTGAGTATCAAGACCTTCTTCCCGAGTTTTTCCTTGGGCATTTTGGTCTTGGATCTTTGTAATGCAGTCTTGTAGGCTGTGATTAACTCCTCGGCCTGGGTTTCCCGGTTTAGCAGTTTACCTGTTTGCTTGATGGCCGATTCAATCCCTTCTGAAAAATCAACGAATTCTAATTGCAAGCCCTTCCCTTTGAGCAAGGGGACTATCTTCATGGGGTTGGCCTCAGGCGGCAGATGGATATCAAAATTCACGTTTTTCTCAATTAAGATGCGTTTAATACCCCTCTCTTTGGCCACATTGGCAACAAGGTCTTTCTTCTTAACAATAACCCTCTTTGGGCAACCCAAAAATTGCACTGTAGTCAATTTCTTGGGAATACCGCCCCAGCATCTAACAATCATAGCTTCAGGTACAATGCCCAGGTTGTAAGCGATATCAACCAGCCGGTCTCCGATCATGATGGCCTTTATCTTTTTTCGGCCGGGGTTAAGTTTCACGGCGGAGGCCGGCATTGCCACCAAAGATGATAGGGCGATCAATATAAGCATACTCAAAGCCAATTTAAGTACACTATTTTTTCTCATAATTCTTGACATATTATTCACCTCCCAAGTTTATTCCCTCTCATTTTTCTGGTTCCCACCACATAACAACTGCTTTGTTTTTCTCCCTATATTTGCCGTTTTCTGATTTGTTTAATAAATGGTCTCTTATCCTCCCTTCAACCGCATGGTCAACTTCTATAAATCGCCCAATAAAACTTGCTATGTACCTTATTTCCTCCTCTAAACTCCGCTCAAAGGTGTAATCAAAACATCTAACCATTACTAATCTTCCCCATTCTCGTAGAATTACATAGGCGAAGTAGTCTGCATCTGGCTCAAACTGACCAGTATATTTTTGATTGCTCACCACCTCAAATATCTCCTTTACAGTTTCATCTCTCCCACACGGCTGTATTACTGCACAATACCTTTTCGATGCATCTTCCATTCTCTTTAGAGGTTCTTCGATATCCTCTATTTGCCAGAGGAAATGGGAACAAACAACCAGATCAAATTTATCTTTGATTTCATCGTCGTTAACTTTCCCCCAATTTTCATTAATAATCTCCACATTTTTTAGCTTATCTTCCTTTAAATTTGTCTTTAAATGCCTTATATTCGTTTCAGAGAACTCGATGCCAACGATCCTTTTGACCATCTTTGATAAAGGGATTGTCAATGTTCCTGGCCCGGTTCCAATCTCTAATACCTCAAAATTATTATCTAATATCTCATTCAATATTTCGGTTGCCTTTCTTCCGAATTCGTAATCATTTAACTTGATTCGCCTGGAGAAGTCCTCTGCAGATTTTTTTAAAAGTCATTGTCATAGCTAACTTTCGGTTTTCTCATCCTCTCCTTTCTCATCTCTTTCCACGCATCTTGCCAATTTATGCGATGTTTAAGGTTTCTATTTTTCATTCGAATCTCCTTCCTAAATTTTGAGCTCCTGCTCCTCAGCTAGAGACAAGCATGAGTCGACCCTCCGTTGTTTAGGTTTCAGTAAATCCCTAAGTAGCGGATTCGACCCATGCTTTCAAGCTCTATCTTATTACGGCCAGCACAAATTCTGGTGAGGAGCCAAAGTGTTATTATCCTCTCCTTTTTCGGGCCTACCCTCTGCTTCACCACCACCAATAGGGATACCAGTAAGGGTAATACCCCCAGGGATAATGCCAATAAGGGTAAGGATAATAAACCCTTTCTTCTTTTTCAGGCCACAAGTGGATTTCCTTGACAGAGATCAAGGGATAGGTATAGTCGATTTCACCAAGTCTCTGAACCTTCTTTCCCTGGATCTCTCCGGCTATTGTTACCTCTCTTCCCTGTCTATAGATAGCCACATCTAAGTAACCGGGGTGTAAGGCAAGAAACCTTCCCTCTGATACGTCAACATCCTTTGGCCTTCCTTGCGTGCCAGCAGGCTTTTGAAGCACCTCGATCATGGTCCCTTCTTTCAGGTTCACAGAGCTTATAATCACCCCGCTCCAGAGGACAGTTTTGCCCTTATAGATATCCGGATCTTTCAAGACCACACTTAAGGTGAGTTCCTTTGCTACTTGCTCTCTCAACTGTTTGGAGATCACTGGGGCGCAGCCGGTCAGGGAGAAAAGGCCATAGAGCATAAATATAAGGCCCAAAACTAAAGGCCAGATGCTGGTTTTCTTAAAATTCCTGATCATAATTTCCCTCCTATCTTTTCATTATCCTTTCCGCAAATTTCCATACCTCCTCCTTACTCATCTTTGTCCGGTAAGGAACGGGCGGCTTTTGACCCCGAAGCATCGGGTCGATGCAAGGTTGGAATTCTGAAGATGTGCATACTTACGCCAATAAGGATCAATAATAAAATGATCCTGCCGACAATCTGATCAAGAACGAAGATGCATGAATATCCTATGGTCAATATCAGGAAGGACAGAACTATAAGCTTTTGCCTTAACGAAATCCCCTTACCCTCGCGATAATTCTTGATGTAGGCCCCGAAGCATTTGTTGTTAAGGAGCCAGTTGTGAAATCTCTCTGAACTTCGGGCAAAGCATATAGCGGCAAGTACGAGAAACGGGGTTGTAGGCAAAAGAGGCAAGATTATCCCGAGAGTCCCAATTCCTACAAAAAACATCCCTCCAATTACCAAGCATATTCTAACTGCTCGGCTCCTGCGCATGATTTCATTTGAAATGATTGCCTTCTTCAAGGTCCATCATACCGGGACTGGCTGGATGTTTTTCAAATACTATGGTAAAATAATCAATCAACGCCTGGCAGAGGTTCACCTGCCAGAACTCGCCTGCTAAGGTCAGCTCTATCCAGCCGTCATCCATTTTAATTAGACCAACCCTTTTCCACTGGTCAAGCAATGGTGAAAATATCTCTTCTAAATTGAAACCGTAATATTCCCCAAGCTCTTTTAAATAGCAATGCCCTTGTTCCATCTGCCCCACAAACTCCTTGAATAGATCGTTATGCCCAGGCTGTTTCATGGCCATGGCAATCGGTTTGCTTCCCTGGTCTATCCTTCGATAATAACCATCTAATTCATTTTCCTGGAAAAAGAAGTACCCATTCAGCCAGCCGCCAGCACCAGAACCAAAGGGGACACAAACCTTGCCAGAGAGGGCCAGGGCATTGTAAATATTTCTTTCCCGTGTGGTTCTTCCCCAGTGACTCATAGAAAATCTCCTATATCTGGCCTGCTTCATGATCTCTACCCCTCTTGCAAACATATCCGCCTGCATAGGGATATCTGCTGGTGGCTGGACAATGCCCTTTTTTGCAGCCTGCTCTAATTTTCCCCCTTTATAAATATTGAGCTGATATAAGTCTACCCCATCCAGCCCTAAGTCTGTGTATTGTGTTACGTCTTGTTCCCATATCTCCATAGTTTGATAGGGAAGTCCATAGATCAAATCTATAACTATTACTGCCTGATCAAGGCCATTAAGATACTTAAGTCTCTCTATTATCTTTTCTCTTGGCTCTATGCGGCCCATCTTTCTCCGCACAAAGGTATCAAAGCTCTGAACCCCTATGGAAAAGCGGTTAACACCACCCTCTAAACAGGCAAAGACCTTATCATCTGGAAAATGATAGATCCGCCCCTCAACGGTAATCTCGCAATCATTGGCCAGGGGCAAGGAGTTGCGAATGGCCTTCAAGAGTCTCGAGAGATTTTTGACACTTAAGGCAGTGGGAGTACCCCCTCCAAGGTAAATGGCATGAAAGGGGTGGGATTTAATAAATGGGGCATTGGCCACCATCTCCAATTCCCGTATTACACAGTCTATATAATGGTCTTCCTCTTCAGCTCTATAAGGATTTTGATAAAAGCCGCAGAAAAGGCAATGGGTTTCGCAAAATGGGATATGAAAATAGGCCACTCTTTTTTCTTTCTTTCCCGCTGCGGCCAAAGAGTTACTCCATACTTCTTGAATGGCTTTGGGATCAAGGGGCTGCCCCCTGGCCCCTGGATGCACTGCACTCTTTCTGTCAAAGGCTGCATGCAAAGGATCCCCATTTTCGTTGGCAAAAAACCTCCGCTTTCCCTTTAAGGTCATTTCAGAGGTATAATGGTCAAGCAAACCGATATTAAACTTATCCTTCACCTGGAATCCTCATGACCCTGAGGGGTCACCAATAATCATGGAACTGTAAACCCTACATTTCAACAAAATACATAAGTATACCTAAGGCAATCAGTACTGTCCCTATAATGCCCCTTTCATGATGTTTTAGGAATTGCCATTTGATTTTTTCTATTCCTCTCAGGGCAAGATTTACCATGAGCACCATACCAAGGACAGTTACAATTAGATATATGGCTGAGACAGCAATTATCCCAAGAACACCAGCAGTGCCGGCGGTGAAATAATACACTCCAATAGCTACACATGGTGAAAAAAATAGTGCAGTGCCTAAAGAGGCTATGATAGCGAACTTTTTATGGTTTTTTGTAAAGATTTTATTTTCATCTTGACGTGAGTTTTTAAGACCCAAGAATAGATAAATAATTCCCAATAAAATCAATATCAAAGGAGCTGCGATTTTCGTTACAAATTCATGGGTAGAGGAAAGTTTATAACCGATTATACCAATGATAATGCCAATCAAAATAGTGCTGACTATATGAGGAATGGCAATAAGTGCTGTGATAAAAGATGTTTCTATAGGTGACCACCTCTCAGTTTTACTAATCATGACAATAGGCACCCAATGGTCTGGCATCATTGCGTGAATCACACTTAAAATCGAGGCCCCAAACAAAATAGGTAAAAGTTTCATCTATGTTTACGTAGAAAATAGCTCACAGACAAGAAGGTTCCTTTAGCCTCGATGTCTTTTGAACACCAACTTCAGGGGGCTTCGCCCCCTGAAACCCCCAATAAAGAACACTCCTTTTTGGGGGAGCTTGAGGGGGAGAACCCCCTCAACGAAAGGTCTGAAGTATGAAAAGTCACCATTTTCATCCCTCATGGGTGGCGAGAACCGCCATGGCGGTTAGTTTCCCCATAAATTCTATTTGTCACCTCTTTTTGGATTTTTGGGAAACCATCCTTTTCTGACCCGCTCCTTTTGTTTAAAGAGCTCATATATGCTCCACAAGAGGGCAAATCCAAAAATACCAAGACTGCCGGATAGAAATTTGTTATCCACCAGAAGAGAGATTACAATGAGAAGAGAGCCAATGAAAAAGAGTACTGGCCACCACCTGGTTCCCCAATAATATTCACCCTTCATGACAAGCAGGTGACAAAAGCCAATCGCCAATAGCACAGTAGCACCCAGCATCAGACCATAAACGTTCATTTCAAGCCCCTATCGATTTGGATCTCTTCAATCTGCTTAAAGAACTTCAAAAGTCAAGGTCGATTAATTAATTATTTTGGTCTACGTTTTAACGTCAATTTTTTATGCATAAGAACGGAAAGAATGACTTGTACAAGTGCAAGACATTCAAATATCAGAAGTATCGTGAGTTTCTCCAAAGGAAATTGGAATACTGGAATTCCCATACGGACAGTCATATGGAGAGGGGAGTAAAGAAGTATAAACAATGGGCCTATGAAAGCCAACCAGTGCACAATGGATTTGACTGCTTTTGTATACTCTCTGAAAGAAGCAATTCCGATCCAGATTGTCAGCACTGAAGCAACTAACCCGAGTATTACCCCAGTAAGACAGACAAAGCCACAAAGATAGTAAATCACCTTAGATATGAAGTACAATGATCCAAGCACAACATAGATGAAATATGTCTTCTCTTCTGTAAACTCCATGATTATTCTCCTTTATTCCTCTTTTAGATTACCGATTGCCAATTAGTGGTTAATCCTTTTAGATTTCATGTTTTACTCCTTCAAGGCCAGTTGTTCCGGTTTTTCGAAAAGTTTGGAGACATTTTTGACCATCTACTAATAACTAGCGAGAAGAGCGGCCACGTATACGATACCTTCGTTGCGCATAGATATCTTCAGTCATCTGTAAGGTCTATTTGTCATCTATCTTTTTTAGAAACCATCCTCGTTAAGATATTGCGGAGAAACCACCAAGCAAGATCAATATCATGCCAGAGAGCCTCTGAAACAGCATCCTGTACTGTGGCACCTCGGCCTTTATTTTCTTGGAGAACCAGCCTGCCAGAGCAGAAATAATTACAAGTGGAGAAACTGCGGTGCCGATGCCGAAAAGCGCCATTAAAATGCTACTGGAGATTACTGACGGCATCTGTAAGCTGTAAAGCAGTACAATAACCATTGGCGGACATGGAATTGTAGCGAATGCCATTCCCATAATAAACAAGTGAGTTGTTGGACTGAAGGCAAGATTTGTTGAGAAAAAAACAAACATCTTTGTTTTTTCTTTAGTTTTTTCGCATTTTACGTACCACGGACGTATAATCATTAGCAAACCAATTGAGATTATCACTACACAACAGAGTATTGACCCATATTTAAGATCACTTCCCACATTGATAAACGTTTTACCGATATAACCTGCGGTCAGTCCCAAAATTCCACACATGAAGACCCTTCCAATGGTAAATATAACAAAAGATTTTATTCCATTCAGAGCACCCTCTCTTGATCCCATGATATAAGTACTTACAAATGGAGTACAGGCAACATTACAATAACTTATCCCTGCCCCAATACCGATGAACAGGGCGGTAGAGTAAGAAATTGCAAATTGTGCCAAGAGATTATCATTTAACAAATCAACTTTTCCCCCGTAGATTTCCGGCAATTATGGCAGCCCCGATTGCGCCGTTTAGTTGTGGCTTTCTCGCGACGTAGATATCCATCATCAATTCGTCCTCGAATGCAGCGACAAGACCGGGATTGAGGGCCACTCCACCAGTCAGGAGCAGGTCAGGTTCAAAACTGGCCTTTCTTGCCATCCCTGAAATTCTTTTAGCCAGAGATCTATGGATTCCGGCAATTATGTCCTTTCTATCTTTCCCTCGGGCAAGCAGCGATATCACCTCAGATTCCGCAAATACTGCGCATGTGCTATTAATCTGGCACGGAGTCTTTGCCTGAAGAGAAAAGGGGCCAATCTGTTCAACGTTTACCTCAAGAACACGGGAAAGGACTTCTATAAAACGCCCTGTGCCCGCAGCACACTTGTCATTCATAATAAAATTTTTTGTTTCCCATTTTTCGTCAATGACAATCACTTTGCTGTCCTGACCACCAATGTCAATGATTGTCCTGATCTTACTTCCTTCAGGCGCTGTCCAGATCGCCCCTATGGCATGGGCCATTATCTCACTTACCGTTTCATTCGAAATATCAATTAATCTCCGGCCGTACCCTGTAGAAGTAATGGCAATGATATCCGATGGAGATAAACTTAGATCACTTAGGAGTTCATCAAACATTTCCCTGGACTTCTTACGGCAATCTATCCCGGTAGGGGCAATTTTATAGCCCATTAATGTGCTGTCATTTATAACAGCCACCTTTATGTAAGTTGACCCAGCATCAATGCCTGCATAACATTTCATATAATTTAAGCCTCCTTCATCTTTCTCTTTTTTGAATTTATAATCTCTATAAATGCCTCAATACGTGTTCTGAGCTGTTCAATGTCTTCAGGATTGTAATCCGTTTCTATTCGCAGCACAGGGATATTCTTCTCTTTCATTATCTTTTCTACACGAATCAGCTCAAAGTCATAAACGACGCACCCTTTGAGTACATGGTATATGATGCCATCGATGTTGAATTCTTCAGCCATCTGAAGCAATCGGTAGAGCCTGTCTTCATTTGGTGTAAATGATGGACAGACGCAAGGCATAAGGTACCTGGCAGCAATACCC includes:
- a CDS encoding ABC transporter substrate-binding protein encodes the protein MSRIMRKNSVLKLALSMLILIALSSLVAMPASAVKLNPGRKKIKAIMIGDRLVDIAYNLGIVPEAMIVRCWGGIPKKLTTVQFLGCPKRVIVKKKDLVANVAKERGIKRILIEKNVNFDIHLPPEANPMKIVPLLKGKGLQLEFVDFSEGIESAIKQTGKLLNRETQAEELITAYKTALQRSKTKMPKEKLGKKVLILNGIVVAKGAHTFIQVVAPGGYADRFFLKPMGCINVGNLIKPEGVKVKRGSFLLRNIEDIAKANPDVIILTGESFAVEKALQKALKKNPSLREVPAVKNYEMYSLPGYIDEWIIEYPYILRLWISVLYK
- a CDS encoding Slp family lipoprotein, with the protein product MIRNFKKTSIWPLVLGLIFMLYGLFSLTGCAPVISKQLREQVAKELTLSVVLKDPDIYKGKTVLWSGVIISSVNLKEGTMIEVLQKPAGTQGRPKDVDVSEGRFLALHPGYLDVAIYRQGREVTIAGEIQGKKVQRLGEIDYTYPLISVKEIHLWPEKEERVYYPYPYWHYPWGYYPYWYPYWWW
- a CDS encoding YbaN family protein; the protein is MRRSRAVRICLVIGGMFFVGIGTLGIILPLLPTTPFLVLAAICFARSSERFHNWLLNNKCFGAYIKNYREGKGISLRQKLIVLSFLILTIGYSCIFVLDQIVGRIILLLILIGVSMHIFRIPTLHRPDASGSKAARSLPDKDE
- a CDS encoding heme anaerobic degradation radical SAM methyltransferase ChuW/HutW, which encodes MKDKFNIGLLDHYTSEMTLKGKRRFFANENGDPLHAAFDRKSAVHPGARGQPLDPKAIQEVWSNSLAAAGKKEKRVAYFHIPFCETHCLFCGFYQNPYRAEEEDHYIDCVIRELEMVANAPFIKSHPFHAIYLGGGTPTALSVKNLSRLLKAIRNSLPLANDCEITVEGRIYHFPDDKVFACLEGGVNRFSIGVQSFDTFVRRKMGRIEPREKIIERLKYLNGLDQAVIVIDLIYGLPYQTMEIWEQDVTQYTDLGLDGVDLYQLNIYKGGKLEQAAKKGIVQPPADIPMQADMFARGVEIMKQARYRRFSMSHWGRTTRERNIYNALALSGKVCVPFGSGAGGWLNGYFFFQENELDGYYRRIDQGSKPIAMAMKQPGHNDLFKEFVGQMEQGHCYLKELGEYYGFNLEEIFSPLLDQWKRVGLIKMDDGWIELTLAGEFWQVNLCQALIDYFTIVFEKHPASPGMMDLEEGNHFK
- a CDS encoding DUF4491 family protein, producing MNVYGLMLGATVLLAIGFCHLLVMKGEYYWGTRWWPVLFFIGSLLIVISLLVDNKFLSGSLGIFGFALLWSIYELFKQKERVRKGWFPKNPKRGDK
- a CDS encoding sulfite exporter TauE/SafE family protein; its protein translation is MPEIYGGKVDLLNDNLLAQFAISYSTALFIGIGAGISYCNVACTPFVSTYIMGSREGALNGIKSFVIFTIGRVFMCGILGLTAGYIGKTFINVGSDLKYGSILCCVVIISIGLLMIIRPWYVKCEKTKEKTKMFVFFSTNLAFSPTTHLFIMGMAFATIPCPPMVIVLLYSLQMPSVISSSILMALFGIGTAVSPLVIISALAGWFSKKIKAEVPQYRMLFQRLSGMILILLGGFSAIS
- a CDS encoding benzoyl-CoA reductase, with product MKCYAGIDAGSTYIKVAVINDSTLMGYKIAPTGIDCRKKSREMFDELLSDLSLSPSDIIAITSTGYGRRLIDISNETVSEIMAHAIGAIWTAPEGSKIRTIIDIGGQDSKVIVIDEKWETKNFIMNDKCAAGTGRFIEVLSRVLEVNVEQIGPFSLQAKTPCQINSTCAVFAESEVISLLARGKDRKDIIAGIHRSLAKRISGMARKASFEPDLLLTGGVALNPGLVAAFEDELMMDIYVARKPQLNGAIGAAIIAGNLRGKS